Within the Prochlorococcus sp. MIT 1300 genome, the region AAATTGGTCGATATGACCAGAAAGGAAAATCTTTTGCAGAGGCTGAGTTTATGACTCCTCAACCGCCTATGCCTGGTGCTGTAACTGTTGCACTTTGTGAGGCTGTTAGTTTTATCGATCCAGACAAACAGGCGAAACATGTAGGCATTGGTCTCCCTGGTCCAATGGACTCAAAAGGAAGGACTGCGAGAGTTTGTATTAATTTGCCAGGATGGGTCGATGTTCCTTTAGCTGAATGGCTGGAGCCACGATTAGGGAGACAAGTCATCCTTGGTAATGATGGGAATTGCGCATTACTTGGTGAGGCATGGAAAGGTGCTGCAAAGGGTTTTGAGGATGTTTTGTTGTTGACTTTGGGAACAGGTGTTGGTGGGGGAGTGATGCTTGGCGGCAAGTTATTTAAAGGACATAATGGTGCGGCGGCAGAGCCAGGTTTAATTGGTGTAAATTCAAATGGTCCAAACTGTAAAAGTGGGAATAAAGGGTCTTTGGAGCAATATGCAAGCATCAACGGATTACGCCTTCTTACAGATATTCCTCCTAGGGAGTTAACTCGAAAAGCAGCTTTAGGAGATGTTTCAGCAATTCGAATATGGGAAGATTATGGTCGAAACCTTGGTGTTGGGATTAGTTCTTTGGTTTATATGTTTGCTCCCCAGTTAGTCCTTTTGGGAGGTGGTTTGGCAGGAGGTGCTGTTTACTTTTTGCCTTCGGTGATACGTGAAGTTGAGGAACGAGTTCAGCCTGTTAGTAGGGAGGGAGTGCAGATTAAGATCTGTTCATTGGGCAATCGAGCAGGCTGCCTTGGTGCTGCCCGTTTTTCTATGACGAATCTGATTGATTCCGGCATAGAAGATTAAGCGGGATGATTAACCAACCTTGTTGCTGAGATGAAAACTTCAACTTCTGTTCCCGAACCTTCAAAAGATCTATTGCATCGAGCTCAGAAGCTTCGATTAGCGGCTAATTCGCTTGCTCAAAAGTCTGATACAGAGCGCCGTAAAGCTTTGTTGGCAATGGCAAATCAACTTGCTGTGAGGGCAAGTGAGATTGTTTCTGCAAATAAGGAAGATTTAGAACGATCCTCTGCTGAGGGTTTATCTCCTGCATTAATTTCAAGGCTGAAGTTAGATGAGGAAAAACTTACTTCTGCTATAGAAGGTGTACGAAGGGTGGCGGAGTTGAATGATCCTTTAGGGATTCGACAGCTTCATAGGAAATTAGATCAAGGATTAACTCTAGAGCGTGTAACTGTTCCTCTTGGTGTTCTTGGAGTCATATTTGAAGCTCGTCCTGATGCATTAATTCAGATTGCATCTTTAGCAATTCGCTCTGGTAATGGTGCTCTGCTGAAAGGCGGAAGCGAGGCAAGTCATAGTAATGAGGTGATTATGGATGCACTACAGGAGGGGCTCAATTCTTCTGTAGTGGATCCTCAAGCATTAGCTCTTTTGACCACAAGGAGCGAGAGCCTTTCTTTGCTCCGGCTTGATGGTTTGGTTGATTTGATAATTCCTCGAGGTAGTAATGAGTTGGTTCGCTTTATTCAGGACAACACGCGCATACCAGTTCTTGGTCATGCAGATGGTATTTGTCACCTTTTTGTGGATTCAAATGTTGATCTTGATCAGGCCTTAACCATCGCAATGGATAGCAAGACTCAATATCCAGCTGCTTGCAATTCAATTGAAACACTACTCCTTCATCAAGACATAGCTAAGGAGTTTCTGGTAAAAGCAATACCCAGATTTATGGATGCAGGTGTTCGTCTGCTTGGAGACCCTATTGCTCAGGAGTATGGCATAAATGAAGCTGCAACAGAAATAGATTGGTCAACTGAGTACTTAGATTTAATACTTTCAGTCCGAGTTGTGAATGATTTAGATATGGCATTAGACCACATTCGTTGTTATGGCTCAAGGCATACTGAGGCAATAGTTAGCAATGACAAAAAGGTATCAGAGCGATTTATGCAAGCGGTTGATAGTGCAGGCGTGTTTCACAATTGCTCCACTCGTTTTGCTGATGGATTTCGCTATGGCTTTGGAGCTGAGGTCGGTATTAGCACTCAGACTCTGCCTCCTAGAGGACCTGTTGGTTTAGAGGGATTGGTAACCTATCGATATAGATTGCAAGGTGATGGACATATCGCTGCTGACTTTGCTTCTGGTAAAAGACGCTTCATTCATGAAGATCTACCAATATGACTTGTCAACTTCCGAATGGGACTATACATGTTAAGGATATTCATTTGTGGGCACATGTAGGAGTTTATGAGGATGAACGAAATTATGGCCAGTGGTTTTTATTGGATTTCAGTTTATGGATAGATTTAGACAGGTCAGCTAATGATGATGATCTTGATGCTACAGCAGATTATAGTATTGCGATTAGAGAACTACAAAGACTTGCCTTTCGCATAAGTTGCCTAACTTTGGAACATTTTAGTGAGGAGATTTTTATTTTATTAGAGGATTTGTACGGTCCTATTCCTATGTGGGTTTTATTGCGAAAATGTTCAGCACCTGTTCCAGCATTCTTTGGCACAGTAGGTGTTGAGAGAAGGCGAAATTTTCCTTTTGTAACTTAAGTATGAATAGACTTCGACGTCCTTTAGTTCTAGTTCATGGTCTATGGGATAAGCCAAGTATTTTCAATCGTTTTATTCAAGAGCTCGACTGTCCTGGTGAAAAGATATTCGCACCTTATTTAGAACATAAATTTGGGCGGGTTGGATTAATGGAACTGGCCAATAATTTAAATCTTCAGATATGTAGAAGGTGGGGAGATGAAACGTTAGTCGACCTTTTTGGTTTTTCTATGGGAGGCCTAGTTGGCAGGATTTGGCTTCAGGACTTTGGCGGAGCTAGTCGAACACATCGATTTCTAAGTGTTGGATCTCCACATAGAGGAACATTTGCCGCTCAACTTGTGCCGTATGCTTTTTTCCCAGGCATAGCTGAAATGAAAAGAGGCAGTGCTTTGATAAGAGGCTTGAATTATGACTTTTCTAAATTAAAAGATGTAGTTTGCCATAGTTTTTATTGTCGATTTGATTTGATGGTTTTGCCCGGTTGGGAGGCTTTATTGCCTGTGGGTTCAATTGACTTGATACCAGTACTAACTCATCAACAGTTAATTTCAGACCGTAAGGCGTTAAGGATATTTTCTAACACTCTTTTGCGGAGCTAGTTAGTTAGACCTGAATGGCGGATTAGAGCCTCGCTTGTAGGGGCCCTTCCTCTAAAGAAATGGAATATTTCATCTGGAGACAAGCTTCCGCCTAGGCTTAGAAAAGTTTCTCTAAAGCTCTTACCCATTGAGCTAATAGCCTCTTTTTTGTCTAATCCCACTTCTTCAAATGCAGCGAATGCATCTGCACTTAATACTTCTGCCCATTTGTATGAATAATATCCTGCTGCATAGCCACCGGCGAAAATATGACTAAAAGAACAGAGGAGCTGATCTTCTTCAATGGGTGCAATTACCGATGTGTAGGTTGAAATTTGGCGCCTTAGCTGATCTGGTGTAATACCAAGCTTCAAATTCCATTGACTATGTAGTCGTAGATCAGTTAGAGCAAAATGTACTTGCCTTAGAGTTGCCAGACCAGCATTAAATTTATTATTAAGAACTAATTTATTGAATTCTTCTTCTGGGAGCTCCTTTTTGGTCTGCCAATGGCGAGCCATCCCAAAAAGTGTTGTTCTATCTAAACACCAATTTTCCATAAATTGACTCGGTAATTCAACTGCATCCCATTCGATATTATTTATGCCTGCCGCTTGTGGATAGTTGATAGTTGTGAGCATGTGTTGTAGTCCATGCCCAAATTCATGGAAGAGAGTTTTGACTTCTTCAAAACTCATAAGGCTTGGTGTCTGTCCCACGGGAGGTGTTTGATTGCATACCAGATAGGCGACAGGTAAAACAGTTTCGCCAGAGTTGAGTTTTCGTCTTGTTAGGCATTCATCCATCCATGCCCCACCCCTTTTGCTTTCAGGCCTACTAAATGGGTCTAAGTAGAAACTTGCTAGTGGTTTGTCATTGTGATCAAAGATCTTGAAGTAACGAACATCTTTGTGCCAAATAGGTGCTTCGCCGTCAGCTTGTTTTATAGAGATTCCAAAAAGTCGTTCGCATAAATTGAATAGGCCATCCAGAACTTGTGGGAGTGGGAACCAAGGGCGAAGAGCCTCCTGATCAAGGTCTAGTTTTTCTTGCCTTAGCTTTTCTGACCAAAAGTTAATGTCCCAAGCAGCCAATTCTGATGCTTCTAAAGCACCATGTCTTTTTGCACAATTTTGAAGCTCTTTTAATTCTTTCTGTGCTGTTGGTATAGCAGCTTTTCTGAGTTCTTCTAAGAGGGTTTCAACTGCCTCGACATTACTTGCCATTTTGCTCGATAAACTCAATTCTGCCCAGTTCTTGTATTTCAGTCTTTCTGCTTGTTGTTGTCTCAGAATTAGTATTTCTTCTATTAGGCCAGAGTTGTCAATTTCTCCATTACTAGCTCGGCTTACAAATGCTTTGTATAGAACTTCCCGCAGTTCACGATTTTCCGCGTGTGTTTGGAATGGAAGATAACGTGGCATATCAAGCCCAACCCTCCAAGGGCCTTTTTCTTTTGAGGGTTCTTCTCCGTTATTAGTGTCTCCTGCTGTCTTTGCAGCATCAGCAAGTATCTCCAATGCTCTGTCGGGAAGGCCTTGGATTTGGGATTGTTTTGTTAGTAATAGGCTCCAACTTTGAGTTGCATCTAGAACATGATTACTAAAAGCAGTTGATAGTTGAGCGAGCTTTTCGCTGGCGCTATTAAATTCTTCCTTTTGTTTTCCACGAAGTCCAACACCACGTTGATCCATTGACAATATTTCTGCAGTTAATACCCTTACTTGAGTTGCATTTAAGCTTTCTAATGGGTTATCCCTAAGCTCGCAAAGGGCCTTGTAAATTACTTGGCTTTGGCCAAGCATATTGCTAAACCTAACTACCTCAGGTTGTTGTCTAGCGTGCGACTCCCTAAAACTTTTGGAATTGCATACAGCATTTAGGTGAGAGACTAATCCCCAGCTCCACCTAAGTTTTTCTGTTATTAAATAGAGAGGTTTCATTACTTCGTCCCATGTCATGAGCTCTTTGACTTGGAGTTTCTTCTCTAGTTCCTTTTCTATCTTTTCTACTTCCTTATTTAGTTGGCTAAGAAGGGAAGGAATATGTTCATTAACTTCTTCTGGTGTTATGGCGGAATATTCGGGTAAACCTTCTCCTTTAAGTAGTGCAGGTTTTTTTGAGAAAGTAGTATTAAAGTTCATTTTTAATTAATTGATAAAATTTGGGCAATTGAATTTGTGCTATGAGTTAATAGCCGGTTAGCAAGTGCGTTAGTAGATGTTTCATAAAGATCAATAGCAAAACGGGGCCAGAACCCAATTAACAAAGTAGGTATTATTAGGCTTAAGCTAATAATAAGCTCTCTTGGATTTAAATCATCTACTAGCGCAAGAGCAGGAATTCTAGGGCCAAAGAATACTCTTCGGCACATGGAGAGTAGATAAATTGGTGTTAGAACTAGACCAATTGCAGCTAATGAAATAGTTATGGATCGAAAAAGAGATGTGAAAAGATCTTGACTTGTTATTCCTAGAAAGATTGTTATTTCACTGACAAAACCACTCATGCCAGGCAGTGCAAGAGATGCCAAGGAGCTAGCAAGGAAGAATGCAAATGTTATTGGCAAAACTTTTGCTAGTCCTCCCATATTTGGGATTGAGAGGGTTTTGGTTCTTTCGTAAAAAGTTCCAGTAATAAAAAACATTGCTGCAGCAATTAATCCATGACTAATCATTTGGAGCATTGCACCACTTATGCCTAGGGCATCTACTGCGCCAATTCCTAGAAGAACAAAACCCATATGACTAACAGAACTACAAGCTATTCTTCTTTTTACATTATCTTGTGCAAAAGCATTCAAGGCCCCATAGACTATGTTTACTATGCCTATGATAATTAGTGCCGGGGCAAGTTGTAAATGTGCTTCTGGTAAGATTTGAACATTGAATCTCAATAATGCATATCCACCCATTTTTAATAAGACACCTGCCAAGAGCATTGATACTGGCGCATTGGCTTCTCCATGGGCGTCGGGGAGCCAAGTATGTAGAGGAAATATAGGTAGCTTTACACCAAAGCCTATTAGAAAACCTAGATAGCAAAGAATACCTAGGCCACCCTGATATGTTTTGTTAGTAAGTTCAGATATATTGAGTGTAAATTCACCGCCAGATAGTGCAAGTGCAAGTCCACTTATAAGAATTAGGAGAGAAGCTAAGGCCGTATAAAGTATGAACTTAGTGGCTGCATATAGCCTTCTTTTCCCTCCCCAGATCGCTATGAGTAGGTATACAGGAACTAATTCTAGTTCCCAAGCGAGGAAGAAGAGAAGAAAATCTTGAGATAAGAAAACTAGTCCTTGTGCAGAGGCTTGAAGTAATAGCAGAGCAAAGTAAAGTCTCGATCTGCTTTTTATTTGCCAACTTGCACAAGCAGAAAGCAGGGTTATTAATCCGCTAAGCAGTACTAGAGGGGCTGATATCCCGTCGACACCTAGAGACCATTCCAGACCTATAAACGGAATCCAATTAATTCTTTCGATTAGTTGTAGCCCGCTTTCACTGTTGTTAAAGAGGCGGCCGAATGCCGCCAACATAAGAGCAAAATCCGCAGCTAAAAATCCAATTGCGATGTTTCGAGGTGCCTTAAATGAGTCATTGGCCTCATCGTTTGGCAAAAGAGGCATTAATAGTGCCCCTCCAATAGGGAGGAGCACTATTAGGGAAAGCCAGGGGAAATTAGGCTGGGACGCGACCGATATCGGCAAATTGGCGTCCATTAAGAGAAAGAGGTTCCTATTGAACTTATCAGCTTCTGGGTGAAAACGTGAGTAAATCTACTCATCTTCTTCGGGATGCCAATTGCTGCCTTCTTTCTGTAGGTTTAGCACTGGCGCTCTACTTGCCACACCAGCAGCTTCCCAAGCTTTAACCATTGCTTGGCTTACTGCCTGTCCTCTGTCTTCAGGGCAAAGAGCAATCAAGCTTGGTCCTGCCCCACTAATTGAACAGCCCCAAGCTCCAGAATCTAGAGCTGCTTTACGGACCTCAATGCCTCCTTTGATCAACCTCCATCGATAGGGCTCATGAAGCCTGTCGTGCATTCCATCTGCTATTAGATCTCCATTGCCTGTACGAAGCCCTTGGAGAAGGAGTGTTAGGGCGCCTAGATTTATTACTGCATCTCCAAGGGGGATGCTTTTGGGCATGGCACGTCTTGCTTCACTAGTGCTTAGACGGATAGAAGGAATTGCTATTACAGCTTTTATAGAATTTAGCCATTCACATCTAACTACTCTCCATCGTTCGGAAGCAGCTTTAGCTGTAATGCATAGTCCCCCAAGTAGTGATGGGACCACATTGTCAGGATGGCCTTCAATATCAATTGCAAGTTCTAGAAGTTTTTCTTTCCTAAGAGGATCACCCATAAGAGCATTGGCTCCAACTAACCCTGCAACAATTGCCGTAGCGCTACTGCCCAAACCCCTAGCAGGTGGAACAGCAAGTGTTACGCGTGCCTCAAGGCCTACAGGCTCAAGACCTGCTGCTTTCCAAACCCTTTGAGCTGCTCGATAAACCAGGTTGTCCGGTCCACCTCGAAGATGGCTCCCTTCCGTTCCTTCAATAATTAGTTCAAACCTTTCTCCATTTCCCTCTATTCGTTGCATAACAAACCGATTATTTAGTTCCAGCGCTGCACCTAGACAGTCAAATCCAGGACCTAAGTTGGCAGTTGTAGACGGAACGTCCACTATTACTTTTTGACCGATTCTTGGCTGCACCATCCAATTTTTCTGCTCAGATCAGTGTGCTTTTTGACTCTGTGAGCATTTTCGCCCTACATGCTGCACTGAATAGACCGGCTTCTGGGTCTATTAAAGCTATTACTGGTAATTCTTCAACAAAAGATTTAAATCTTCCTTTCTCTCGAAGAGCATCAAGGAATGTTGCAGATAGCAGGCCCTTTAGATTCTTCTGGGCTGTACCACCACCTATCCATAGGCCACCAGTACAAAGTTCTTGAAGAGCAAGATCACCTGCAGCGGCCCCATAAGCACTTAGCCAGAATCTAAGGACTTCTTTCATGACAGGGTCTCCCCCCTTGGCTGCAGAACTAACCATTTTGGGCAAGTCGGGACGCTTATTACTATTGCTTTCTTGCAAGCTTTGACCCCATTGCTCGGCATGATTTTTTAATGAGTGAGATGCTACATCGGACTGTTGTAAGCGCCAAAGTGCTATTAGCCCAAGTCCATTTCCACTGACAACTCTTTCTACTGAAAGCCTCCTTAGTCCAAGTTCTTTTTTGATCCAATTCGCTAGAAGCCATTCTTGATCTGTGCGAGGTGCAAATTCTCGATGCCCCCCTTCACTTGCTAAAGAAATGAGGCCATTTTTAGTAGGCAATCCACGAGCGATTCCAAGACCAGTGCCAGCGCCAATAATTGCAACAGGTCCTTTTAGAAGAACATGCTTAGTTGAAGTTTGAATAGATTTTTTTTGGTTACCTTTGAAGAATGGTAAGCCGAAAATTAAAACTTCAAAGTCATTTATCAACTCTAGTCTTTTGAGGTTAAATGTATTGCAGATCTCTTGTGCGTCCAACTGCCAGGACAAGTTAGTTATGTTCGCGTAGCCATTTTTTACCCGTCCTGCTACTGCAATACATCCATAAGTTGGTTTTTCTAGAGAAGATGGAAGATTTTTTAAGAAATCCTCTCCCATTGATTGAAGAGATGGCCATTCAGCAGATAAATATTTCTTGGAGTGAAGTTTGTGTAATTCACCGTTCCATTTATAAACGGCCAGCAGAGTTTTTGTTCCTCCTAAATCTCCTGCAAGAAAGTTAATATTGGCTTTCATAAG harbors:
- a CDS encoding NAD(P)H-quinone oxidoreductase subunit 4 encodes the protein MDANLPISVASQPNFPWLSLIVLLPIGGALLMPLLPNDEANDSFKAPRNIAIGFLAADFALMLAAFGRLFNNSESGLQLIERINWIPFIGLEWSLGVDGISAPLVLLSGLITLLSACASWQIKSRSRLYFALLLLQASAQGLVFLSQDFLLFFLAWELELVPVYLLIAIWGGKRRLYAATKFILYTALASLLILISGLALALSGGEFTLNISELTNKTYQGGLGILCYLGFLIGFGVKLPIFPLHTWLPDAHGEANAPVSMLLAGVLLKMGGYALLRFNVQILPEAHLQLAPALIIIGIVNIVYGALNAFAQDNVKRRIACSSVSHMGFVLLGIGAVDALGISGAMLQMISHGLIAAAMFFITGTFYERTKTLSIPNMGGLAKVLPITFAFFLASSLASLALPGMSGFVSEITIFLGITSQDLFTSLFRSITISLAAIGLVLTPIYLLSMCRRVFFGPRIPALALVDDLNPRELIISLSLIIPTLLIGFWPRFAIDLYETSTNALANRLLTHSTNSIAQILSIN
- a CDS encoding alpha/beta hydrolase — encoded protein: MNRLRRPLVLVHGLWDKPSIFNRFIQELDCPGEKIFAPYLEHKFGRVGLMELANNLNLQICRRWGDETLVDLFGFSMGGLVGRIWLQDFGGASRTHRFLSVGSPHRGTFAAQLVPYAFFPGIAEMKRGSALIRGLNYDFSKLKDVVCHSFYCRFDLMVLPGWEALLPVGSIDLIPVLTHQQLISDRKALRIFSNTLLRS
- a CDS encoding glucokinase codes for the protein MKANINFLAGDLGGTKTLLAVYKWNGELHKLHSKKYLSAEWPSLQSMGEDFLKNLPSSLEKPTYGCIAVAGRVKNGYANITNLSWQLDAQEICNTFNLKRLELINDFEVLIFGLPFFKGNQKKSIQTSTKHVLLKGPVAIIGAGTGLGIARGLPTKNGLISLASEGGHREFAPRTDQEWLLANWIKKELGLRRLSVERVVSGNGLGLIALWRLQQSDVASHSLKNHAEQWGQSLQESNSNKRPDLPKMVSSAAKGGDPVMKEVLRFWLSAYGAAAGDLALQELCTGGLWIGGGTAQKNLKGLLSATFLDALREKGRFKSFVEELPVIALIDPEAGLFSAACRAKMLTESKSTLI
- a CDS encoding glutamate-5-semialdehyde dehydrogenase; this encodes MKTSTSVPEPSKDLLHRAQKLRLAANSLAQKSDTERRKALLAMANQLAVRASEIVSANKEDLERSSAEGLSPALISRLKLDEEKLTSAIEGVRRVAELNDPLGIRQLHRKLDQGLTLERVTVPLGVLGVIFEARPDALIQIASLAIRSGNGALLKGGSEASHSNEVIMDALQEGLNSSVVDPQALALLTTRSESLSLLRLDGLVDLIIPRGSNELVRFIQDNTRIPVLGHADGICHLFVDSNVDLDQALTIAMDSKTQYPAACNSIETLLLHQDIAKEFLVKAIPRFMDAGVRLLGDPIAQEYGINEAATEIDWSTEYLDLILSVRVVNDLDMALDHIRCYGSRHTEAIVSNDKKVSERFMQAVDSAGVFHNCSTRFADGFRYGFGAEVGISTQTLPPRGPVGLEGLVTYRYRLQGDGHIAADFASGKRRFIHEDLPI
- a CDS encoding ROK family protein; the encoded protein is MLRTFQHFIGIDLGGTAIKIGRYDQKGKSFAEAEFMTPQPPMPGAVTVALCEAVSFIDPDKQAKHVGIGLPGPMDSKGRTARVCINLPGWVDVPLAEWLEPRLGRQVILGNDGNCALLGEAWKGAAKGFEDVLLLTLGTGVGGGVMLGGKLFKGHNGAAAEPGLIGVNSNGPNCKSGNKGSLEQYASINGLRLLTDIPPRELTRKAALGDVSAIRIWEDYGRNLGVGISSLVYMFAPQLVLLGGGLAGGAVYFLPSVIREVEERVQPVSREGVQIKICSLGNRAGCLGAARFSMTNLIDSGIED
- the thrB gene encoding homoserine kinase, translated to MVQPRIGQKVIVDVPSTTANLGPGFDCLGAALELNNRFVMQRIEGNGERFELIIEGTEGSHLRGGPDNLVYRAAQRVWKAAGLEPVGLEARVTLAVPPARGLGSSATAIVAGLVGANALMGDPLRKEKLLELAIDIEGHPDNVVPSLLGGLCITAKAASERWRVVRCEWLNSIKAVIAIPSIRLSTSEARRAMPKSIPLGDAVINLGALTLLLQGLRTGNGDLIADGMHDRLHEPYRWRLIKGGIEVRKAALDSGAWGCSISGAGPSLIALCPEDRGQAVSQAMVKAWEAAGVASRAPVLNLQKEGSNWHPEEDE
- a CDS encoding dihydroneopterin aldolase is translated as MTCQLPNGTIHVKDIHLWAHVGVYEDERNYGQWFLLDFSLWIDLDRSANDDDLDATADYSIAIRELQRLAFRISCLTLEHFSEEIFILLEDLYGPIPMWVLLRKCSAPVPAFFGTVGVERRRNFPFVT
- a CDS encoding M3 family metallopeptidase, translating into MNFNTTFSKKPALLKGEGLPEYSAITPEEVNEHIPSLLSQLNKEVEKIEKELEKKLQVKELMTWDEVMKPLYLITEKLRWSWGLVSHLNAVCNSKSFRESHARQQPEVVRFSNMLGQSQVIYKALCELRDNPLESLNATQVRVLTAEILSMDQRGVGLRGKQKEEFNSASEKLAQLSTAFSNHVLDATQSWSLLLTKQSQIQGLPDRALEILADAAKTAGDTNNGEEPSKEKGPWRVGLDMPRYLPFQTHAENRELREVLYKAFVSRASNGEIDNSGLIEEILILRQQQAERLKYKNWAELSLSSKMASNVEAVETLLEELRKAAIPTAQKELKELQNCAKRHGALEASELAAWDINFWSEKLRQEKLDLDQEALRPWFPLPQVLDGLFNLCERLFGISIKQADGEAPIWHKDVRYFKIFDHNDKPLASFYLDPFSRPESKRGGAWMDECLTRRKLNSGETVLPVAYLVCNQTPPVGQTPSLMSFEEVKTLFHEFGHGLQHMLTTINYPQAAGINNIEWDAVELPSQFMENWCLDRTTLFGMARHWQTKKELPEEEFNKLVLNNKFNAGLATLRQVHFALTDLRLHSQWNLKLGITPDQLRRQISTYTSVIAPIEEDQLLCSFSHIFAGGYAAGYYSYKWAEVLSADAFAAFEEVGLDKKEAISSMGKSFRETFLSLGGSLSPDEIFHFFRGRAPTSEALIRHSGLTN